The following coding sequences lie in one Silvanigrella aquatica genomic window:
- a CDS encoding DDE-type integrase/transposase/recombinase: MPKNEIQRKPHTGTGKIITLHSNTRWCSDAFEIRCFNDEKVYVAFSLDCRDREAISYVASKEPLLGKDIQELIINSVEKRFNKIRTPRQIEWLTDRGSIYRDKLVQQLARNLGLKPCYTAPYSPSSNGMAEAFVGTFKRDYVYVNDCYSADWILGHLEEWFYDYNHHAPHSGFAMLSPVQYQNSH, translated from the coding sequence TTGCCAAAAAATGAGATTCAAAGAAAACCTCATACAGGAACTGGTAAAATAATAACGTTACATTCAAACACGCGTTGGTGTTCAGATGCTTTTGAAATTAGGTGTTTTAATGATGAAAAAGTATATGTTGCTTTTTCTTTAGATTGTAGAGATAGAGAAGCAATAAGTTATGTTGCTTCAAAAGAACCATTATTAGGAAAAGATATACAAGAATTAATCATTAATTCTGTGGAAAAAAGATTTAATAAAATTAGAACCCCTAGACAAATTGAATGGCTCACAGATAGAGGCTCAATTTATAGAGACAAATTAGTACAACAATTAGCAAGGAATCTTGGTTTAAAACCATGTTACACTGCTCCTTACAGCCCTTCAAGTAACGGTATGGCTGAAGCATTTGTTGGGACATTTAAAAGAGATTATGTTTATGTCAATGATTGTTATTCTGCTGATTGGATTTTAGGACATTTAGAAGAATGGTTTTATGATTATAATCATCACGCACCCCATTCAGGATTTGCAATGTTGAGTCCTGTACAGTATCAAAATTCACATTAA
- a CDS encoding IS3 family transposase, with protein MRNYLKEEDSILLPMIRNIIETRPTYGYKKITAMINNIFHGNKRKVNKKRI; from the coding sequence ATGAGAAATTATTTAAAAGAAGAAGATAGTATTTTATTGCCTATGATAAGAAATATTATCGAAACAAGACCAACATATGGCTATAAAAAAATAACAGCCATGATCAATAATATTTTTCATGGTAATAAAAGAAAAGTTAATAAAAAAAGAATATAA
- a CDS encoding non-ribosomal peptide synthetase → MYKIEISPYSKTFYIEWKIDPNSYKFNINFDQYLYGDLDVCKLDKSVKKFASEYLLFNSHIQNINDHIYWVANDEIFGIDYYSNALSDYGIQEYITRPFNLEKGPLYRFLIAKIDEKKYRFLCVIHHMIIDGLSANSFIEEISNFYNKENHFNSITFENQILKINEFNNYFNNHIKENISSFKEYWNKKILDVDFIDFKFLKCENKNKIKNLNDNINYQSNIQKLLNISEIKFSLKSNINIKRKFKVTPYIYSMAIYAITLHKFTRKNKFCITYPIGIKEGSELIFGANVNLSLIKFDFSILNNISDVINEIKCQILESKSSIKHSYAPIYEIISNKNKDILKICFGNTNFKNKLFNFNNINCDIIRTNIELEHEFSFDIEINDNIHFRILFSELSINKFLINQFANTYIELFSKINDDISNNLDNLDLIAYKTVTHDALSKQINLDHIKEYKNENLIHNYFEYYAKLFHNKLAIIYGINSISYAVLNEKSNQIANYLKSNYLISGDDLIAVLLERDEFFPLYVLGILKAGGAYVPLDPEAPFERNNFIVNDSKPKVIITNSKFKKNFEDTNFNCKNFELVLIDTEKTQLEFSEYSKIIPKLNINSNNLAYVIYTSGTTGHPKGVMIEHKNVVNLRNNLSDMEINGDILAYSNYIFDASIFELCVSIFSGNSLHILSNEIRKNTILIEKYILEFKISNALLPPILLENLNITNINMLFTGGDKTSRRVVQSFLDKGINFYNAYGPTEITVLSTIHKFNSADESNLIGKPICNTSAYVLDEQMNLVPIGAVGELHIGGVGLARGYLNRPELTKEKFVENPFQSDEEKRTGKNSRLYKSGDLVRWLPDGNLEYIGRNDFQVKIRGYRIELSEIENIILGKSEIKQTLVVAKEQKGIEGILTGNKYLVCYYVSESKLNENDILAFLKQKLPDYMIPNFFIYLTNFPVNSSGKIDRKLLPEVNFTKSNNYALPRNAIEEKLCEIWSEILGIPSNALGIKDDFFRLGGDSIISIQISSKVRQKLKIDISVKDIFECRTIEVLYNQVISKYLQEKKEIKRIQQEELLPMGEVPLLAIQKWFFDSNFCNKNHWNQSFLIATTELDSKKLELSINKLIQRHKTFQLRYKNENGKWIQYYTDKIEYPELRTLDLKSIGYVEGSKEFEEELQNVFTNWQNDFEITNGKLYSFGYVYGYKDKSARIYVAIHHLIVDTVSWRILTEELNDIYLEKELELRGSSYRQWVNSVRDYSEKHHNEKSYWENILNKYKFYHEQNKLYELSIQYSGNRNSSSIELTELQTNNLLSMCHEVYNTNINDLLLSSLLLTLKETTDIDNHYILLEGHGREEINDTIDISNTIGWFTTLYPVNLELKSDLKNTIINTKEILREIPNKGIGFGQFYNYDSKNIPKISFNYLGQLDNKNSMECTNENKWSISWDSAGVSVDKQNKDDLVININGLVINGALKVYFSCKLPIEITNKIATVFKVSLEKIIAHTINKNRCYLTSSDVENIISQKELDNLQEEKEIEAVYLANSLQQGFIYHALNQGQVDDAYFVQTVWEYKQRINIESLKQAWIFAIEKYPSLRLRFSWENSLLQIIDKFGMLDWRYIDLSHESDDLLINEKINEIQLNDRNEKFKLEKSCLFRIYLVKQSDELYTCIFSSHHSISDGWSNPILMNFIHENYFKIENREKISFETDSIYFLSQKYLQINKDKDTNYWKSKVSEIQEFSDFRNLLNQSSKSREINLYSYKNILNPREINLSISDINYKNIQNISKKNGITINSIIQYAWHKTLSIYGNTKQTIVGITNSGRNIPIEGIENSFGLYINTLPLIVDHFDNIRIIEKIKIIQDNINEINSKWNINLANIQINGRRLFDSIFIFENYPMNLCSSIKMKYKESFETFDYPLGIVVNQLNDSLNISLKYAGEIFNEHIINKMFSTMYNIIFNIECNKYESEIKYIDSIEYIKCNSINDKFLQLKDKNIVSVFEEYAKKYPKRNAVIFNGNKFTYENINEISNKIARYLINNLHVNQEDLICLFLSRNQLIIIAILAVLKSGAAYVPIDPSYPVERIKNILEDTKSKIILTNDKYLEIISEINSSIGIVSIDNDDFNNSLSSYSSENLQISINEKKLAYVIYTSGTSGKPKGIMIEHRGVINLINVLKYDLNLINNLSVKKCVLNSNYVFDVHVCELCVSIFNGNSLYITSEETRKDLNKIKNFIIENEIDVLFITPNILNNSEIIPVKTLFLAGDKVPKNIVRNYINSGINIVNSYGPSEITAFSNRYYLSNECENNVIGQCIENTKFYVLDSYLNPLPIGSIGELYLSGAGIARGYVNNIDLTNKSFILNPFQNLEEKKLNINSKIYKTGDLVTINENNELEFIGRNDFQVKIRGHRVELSEIENTTLNYSMIKQCVVISKKYNNNSLTNDKYLLGYFTSDIKIESEEILNYLKERLPEYMIPRSFLQLDKIPLNHNGKLDIHSLPEHNLLKSNSFYPPRDEMESKICQIISEIIGISKETVGIRDDFYQLGGNSILVINFVNRINNEFSISVNISDILKNKNAENIKTLILSEQCTKNQFGSEYEL, encoded by the coding sequence ATGTATAAGATTGAAATATCTCCGTATTCAAAAACGTTTTATATAGAATGGAAAATAGATCCTAATAGTTATAAATTTAATATAAACTTTGACCAATATTTATATGGAGATTTAGACGTTTGTAAACTTGATAAATCTGTTAAAAAATTTGCATCAGAATATTTGTTATTTAATAGTCATATTCAGAATATAAATGATCATATTTATTGGGTGGCCAATGATGAAATTTTTGGAATTGATTATTATTCAAATGCACTATCTGATTATGGAATTCAAGAATATATAACGAGACCATTTAATTTAGAAAAAGGGCCTCTATACAGATTTTTAATAGCAAAGATTGATGAAAAAAAATATAGGTTCTTGTGTGTTATTCATCATATGATCATAGATGGTCTCTCTGCGAACAGTTTTATAGAAGAAATATCAAATTTTTATAATAAAGAAAATCATTTTAATAGTATTACATTTGAAAATCAAATATTAAAAATTAATGAATTTAATAATTATTTTAACAATCATATAAAAGAAAACATAAGTAGTTTTAAAGAATACTGGAATAAAAAAATACTTGATGTTGATTTTATAGATTTTAAATTTCTTAAATGTGAAAATAAAAATAAAATAAAAAATTTAAATGATAATATAAACTATCAAAGTAATATACAAAAATTATTAAATATTTCTGAGATTAAATTTTCATTAAAAAGCAACATAAATATTAAAAGAAAATTTAAAGTTACACCGTATATTTATTCAATGGCGATTTATGCCATTACTCTTCATAAATTTACAAGGAAGAATAAATTTTGTATAACATATCCTATTGGAATTAAAGAAGGATCTGAACTAATATTTGGTGCAAACGTAAATTTAAGTTTAATTAAATTTGATTTTAGCATATTAAATAATATTAGTGATGTAATTAATGAAATAAAATGTCAAATTTTAGAGTCTAAAAGTAGCATAAAGCATTCTTATGCCCCTATTTATGAAATTATTTCTAACAAAAATAAAGATATTTTAAAAATTTGTTTTGGAAATACAAATTTCAAAAATAAATTATTTAATTTTAATAATATTAATTGTGATATCATTAGGACAAATATAGAGTTGGAACATGAATTTTCCTTTGATATAGAAATAAATGATAATATTCATTTTCGAATTTTGTTTTCTGAATTAAGTATCAATAAATTTCTAATTAATCAATTTGCAAATACATATATTGAATTATTTTCAAAAATAAATGATGATATTTCAAATAATCTTGATAATCTTGATTTAATTGCCTATAAAACAGTTACACATGATGCATTGTCTAAGCAAATTAATCTTGATCATATAAAAGAGTATAAAAATGAAAATCTAATTCATAATTATTTTGAATACTATGCTAAATTATTTCATAATAAATTGGCAATAATTTATGGAATTAATAGCATAAGTTATGCAGTATTAAATGAAAAATCTAATCAAATTGCAAATTATCTCAAAAGTAATTATTTAATTTCGGGAGATGATTTAATAGCTGTTCTTCTTGAGCGTGATGAATTTTTTCCATTGTATGTACTAGGAATATTAAAGGCAGGAGGAGCATATGTTCCATTAGATCCTGAGGCTCCATTTGAAAGAAATAATTTTATTGTCAATGATTCAAAGCCAAAAGTAATAATAACAAATTCAAAATTTAAGAAAAATTTTGAAGATACTAATTTTAATTGTAAAAATTTTGAACTAGTTTTAATTGATACAGAAAAAACACAATTAGAGTTCAGTGAATATTCAAAAATAATTCCAAAATTAAACATTAATTCAAATAATTTAGCATATGTAATATATACATCTGGAACAACTGGCCATCCTAAAGGGGTAATGATTGAGCATAAAAATGTTGTAAATTTAAGAAATAATTTAAGTGATATGGAAATTAATGGAGACATTTTAGCTTATTCAAATTATATATTTGACGCAAGTATTTTTGAATTATGTGTCAGTATATTCAGTGGAAACTCTCTACATATTTTGAGCAATGAAATTAGAAAAAATACGATATTAATTGAAAAATATATATTAGAATTTAAAATTTCAAATGCTTTATTGCCACCAATACTATTAGAAAATTTGAATATTACAAATATTAATATGCTGTTTACTGGAGGTGATAAAACCTCCAGAAGAGTTGTTCAATCTTTTCTTGATAAAGGAATTAATTTCTATAATGCTTATGGACCAACAGAAATAACTGTTTTGTCGACTATTCATAAGTTTAATAGTGCGGATGAAAGTAACTTAATAGGCAAGCCCATATGCAATACGAGCGCGTACGTATTAGATGAGCAAATGAATTTGGTGCCCATAGGAGCCGTGGGAGAGCTCCATATTGGCGGTGTGGGTTTGGCGAGAGGTTATTTAAACAGACCTGAACTGACTAAAGAAAAGTTTGTAGAAAATCCGTTTCAAAGTGATGAAGAAAAAAGAACAGGCAAAAATTCGAGATTATATAAGTCGGGAGATTTAGTTCGTTGGCTTCCAGATGGAAATTTGGAATATATAGGTAGAAATGATTTTCAGGTTAAAATTAGAGGTTATCGAATAGAGTTATCAGAAATAGAGAATATAATTTTAGGAAAATCAGAGATAAAGCAAACCTTAGTAGTAGCAAAAGAGCAAAAAGGAATAGAGGGAATTTTAACAGGAAATAAATATTTAGTATGTTACTATGTCTCAGAAAGTAAGTTAAATGAGAATGATATATTAGCTTTTTTAAAGCAAAAGTTGCCCGATTATATGATTCCGAATTTTTTTATCTATTTAACAAATTTTCCAGTTAATAGCAGCGGAAAGATAGATAGAAAATTATTGCCAGAAGTAAATTTTACAAAGAGTAATAATTATGCATTGCCAAGAAATGCAATAGAAGAAAAATTATGTGAGATATGGTCTGAAATATTAGGCATCCCAAGTAACGCCCTAGGAATAAAAGATGATTTTTTTCGCTTAGGTGGTGATAGTATAATAAGTATACAAATATCTAGCAAAGTACGTCAAAAATTAAAAATAGATATAAGTGTAAAAGATATATTTGAGTGTAGAACAATTGAAGTGTTATATAATCAGGTTATTTCAAAGTATTTACAAGAGAAAAAAGAGATTAAAAGGATACAGCAAGAGGAATTATTGCCAATGGGTGAAGTTCCATTATTGGCAATTCAAAAATGGTTTTTTGATTCGAACTTTTGCAATAAAAATCATTGGAATCAATCCTTTTTAATAGCGACAACAGAATTAGATAGCAAAAAGTTAGAGTTAAGTATAAATAAATTAATACAACGACACAAAACATTTCAACTTAGATATAAGAATGAAAATGGAAAATGGATTCAGTACTATACAGATAAAATAGAATATCCCGAATTAAGAACATTAGATTTAAAATCAATTGGCTATGTTGAAGGCAGTAAAGAATTTGAAGAAGAGCTTCAAAATGTATTTACAAATTGGCAGAATGATTTTGAAATTACAAATGGTAAATTATATTCATTCGGATATGTTTATGGATATAAAGATAAAAGTGCAAGAATATATGTAGCAATTCATCACTTGATTGTAGATACAGTAAGTTGGAGAATTTTAACAGAAGAATTAAATGACATATATCTAGAAAAAGAATTAGAACTCAGAGGTTCAAGTTATAGACAATGGGTAAATTCAGTAAGAGATTATTCAGAAAAACATCATAATGAAAAAAGTTATTGGGAGAATATATTAAATAAATATAAATTTTATCATGAGCAAAATAAATTATATGAATTAAGCATTCAATATTCAGGAAACAGAAATTCATCATCAATTGAATTAACAGAATTACAAACAAATAATTTGTTATCTATGTGTCATGAAGTATATAATACAAATATAAATGATTTATTATTATCATCATTGCTTCTCACTTTAAAAGAGACAACAGATATAGACAATCATTATATATTGCTTGAAGGACATGGCAGAGAAGAGATAAATGATACAATTGATATATCTAATACAATTGGTTGGTTTACAACGCTGTATCCGGTTAATTTAGAGTTAAAAAGTGATTTAAAAAATACAATAATTAATACAAAAGAGATTTTAAGAGAAATTCCAAATAAGGGTATTGGGTTTGGTCAGTTTTATAATTATGATAGCAAAAATATTCCGAAAATAAGTTTTAATTACTTAGGTCAGCTAGATAATAAGAATAGCATGGAATGTACAAATGAAAATAAATGGTCAATTTCATGGGACTCGGCAGGAGTATCTGTAGATAAGCAAAATAAAGATGATTTAGTTATAAACATCAATGGGCTTGTTATAAATGGAGCGTTAAAAGTATATTTTTCATGCAAATTACCAATAGAAATAACAAATAAAATAGCAACAGTTTTTAAAGTATCATTAGAAAAGATAATAGCTCATACAATAAACAAAAATAGGTGTTATTTAACGAGTTCAGATGTTGAAAATATTATAAGCCAAAAAGAGTTAGATAATCTTCAGGAAGAGAAAGAAATAGAAGCAGTTTATTTAGCAAATAGTTTGCAGCAAGGATTTATTTACCATGCTCTAAATCAGGGTCAGGTTGATGATGCGTACTTTGTTCAAACAGTATGGGAATATAAACAAAGAATAAATATTGAATCTTTGAAGCAAGCTTGGATATTTGCAATTGAGAAATATCCTAGTTTAAGATTAAGATTCTCATGGGAGAACTCTCTACTTCAGATTATTGACAAATTTGGAATGTTAGATTGGAGATATATTGATTTATCTCATGAAAGTGATGATTTATTAATAAATGAAAAAATTAATGAGATTCAATTAAATGATAGAAATGAGAAATTTAAACTAGAAAAATCTTGTTTATTTAGAATATACTTAGTTAAACAATCTGACGAATTATATACTTGTATTTTTAGTAGCCACCACTCTATTTCTGATGGTTGGAGTAATCCAATTCTAATGAACTTTATTCATGAAAATTATTTTAAAATTGAAAATAGGGAGAAAATTTCATTTGAAACTGACTCAATTTATTTTTTATCTCAGAAATATTTGCAAATAAATAAAGATAAAGATACGAATTATTGGAAATCCAAGGTGAGCGAAATTCAAGAATTTTCAGATTTTAGAAATTTACTTAATCAATCATCAAAAAGTAGAGAAATTAACTTATATTCATATAAAAATATTTTAAATCCTAGAGAAATTAACTTATCAATTAGTGATATTAATTATAAAAATATTCAAAATATTAGTAAAAAAAATGGAATTACAATTAATTCGATTATTCAATATGCCTGGCATAAGACCCTAAGCATTTATGGGAATACAAAACAAACTATTGTAGGAATTACAAATTCAGGAAGAAATATACCTATAGAAGGAATAGAAAATTCTTTTGGTTTATATATTAATACTTTACCTTTAATTGTCGATCATTTTGATAATATTAGAATAATTGAGAAGATAAAAATTATTCAAGATAATATTAATGAAATTAATTCAAAATGGAATATTAATTTAGCAAATATTCAAATTAATGGCAGAAGATTATTTGATAGCATTTTTATATTTGAAAACTATCCTATGAATCTTTGTTCTAGTATTAAAATGAAATATAAGGAAAGTTTTGAAACTTTTGATTATCCGCTTGGTATAGTTGTAAATCAATTAAATGATTCGTTAAATATAAGTTTAAAATATGCAGGTGAAATATTTAATGAGCATATTATTAATAAAATGTTTTCTACAATGTATAATATTATTTTTAATATTGAATGTAATAAATATGAAAGTGAAATAAAATATATTGATTCAATTGAGTATATAAAATGCAATTCAATTAATGATAAATTTTTACAATTAAAAGACAAAAATATAGTTAGTGTATTTGAAGAATATGCTAAAAAATATCCAAAAAGAAATGCGGTAATATTTAATGGAAATAAATTTACTTATGAAAATATTAATGAAATTTCAAATAAAATAGCTAGATATTTAATAAATAATTTGCATGTTAATCAGGAAGATTTAATCTGTTTATTTCTCTCTAGAAACCAATTAATTATAATTGCGATTCTTGCAGTATTAAAATCGGGAGCTGCTTATGTTCCGATAGATCCATCTTATCCAGTGGAGAGAATTAAAAATATACTTGAAGATACTAAATCTAAAATTATATTAACTAATGATAAATATCTCGAAATAATTAGTGAAATTAATTCAAGCATTGGTATTGTATCTATTGATAATGATGATTTTAATAATTCATTGTCAAGTTATTCAAGTGAAAATTTGCAAATATCAATAAATGAAAAAAAATTAGCATATGTAATATATACTTCCGGAACTTCGGGTAAACCTAAAGGAATAATGATTGAACATAGGGGAGTTATAAATTTAATAAATGTTCTTAAATATGATCTTAATTTAATTAATAATCTATCTGTAAAAAAATGCGTACTTAATTCAAATTACGTATTTGATGTACATGTTTGTGAATTATGTGTTAGTATTTTTAATGGAAATTCACTTTATATTACTTCTGAAGAAACAAGAAAAGATCTTAATAAAATAAAGAATTTTATAATAGAGAATGAGATAGATGTATTATTTATTACACCAAATATACTAAATAATAGTGAAATTATTCCTGTTAAAACATTATTTTTAGCTGGTGATAAAGTTCCAAAAAATATAGTAAGAAATTATATAAATTCAGGAATTAATATAGTAAATTCTTATGGTCCTTCAGAAATAACAGCGTTTTCTAATAGATATTATCTGAGTAATGAATGTGAAAACAATGTTATAGGTCAATGTATTGAAAATACAAAATTTTATGTTTTGGATTCATATTTAAATCCCCTTCCAATTGGATCTATTGGTGAATTATATTTAAGTGGTGCTGGTATAGCTAGAGGTTATGTCAATAATATTGATTTGACAAATAAATCATTTATTTTAAATCCATTTCAAAATTTAGAAGAAAAAAAGTTAAATATTAATTCAAAAATTTATAAAACTGGAGATTTGGTAACTATTAATGAAAATAATGAATTGGAATTTATAGGAAGAAATGATTTTCAAGTAAAAATTAGAGGTCATAGAGTTGAATTATCTGAGATTGAAAATACAACACTTAATTATTCTATGATTAAACAATGTGTAGTTATTTCAAAGAAATATAATAATAATTCTTTAACTAATGATAAATATTTATTGGGCTACTTTACTTCAGATATAAAAATTGAATCAGAGGAAATATTAAATTATTTAAAAGAAAGACTTCCTGAATACATGATACCAAGGTCTTTTTTGCAATTAGATAAAATACCATTAAATCATAATGGAAAATTAGATATACATTCTCTACCAGAGCATAATTTATTAAAAAGTAACTCATTTTATCCACCAAGGGATGAAATGGAGAGTAAAATATGTCAAATAATATCTGAAATTATTGGTATTTCAAAAGAAACGGTTGGTATTAGAGATGATTTTTATCAGTTAGGTGGGAATAGTATTTTAGTAATTAATTTTGTAAATAGAATAAATAACGAATTTTCAATATCTGTAAATATCTCTGATATATTAAAAAATAAAAATGCCGAGAATATTAAAACATTAATATTATCAGAACAATGCACAAAAAATCAATTTGGATCTGAATATGAATTATAA